In Rutidosis leptorrhynchoides isolate AG116_Rl617_1_P2 chromosome 2, CSIRO_AGI_Rlap_v1, whole genome shotgun sequence, one genomic interval encodes:
- the LOC139894447 gene encoding glutamate receptor 3.6-like encodes MDKYIVWMVLLVLFSGCFTEEKNRTYAQIQIPTRPDVVNIGSILTFNSIVGKVSKIALEAAVEHVNNDPNVLNGTKLKLTIHDSNFNGFLSIMEALQFMETDSVALIGPQTSVLAHMISHVVNELQVPLLSFTATDPTLSSLQYPFFIRTTHSDLFQMAAIADIVEYYEWRQVVAIYVDDDDGRNGITSLADQLAAKRCKISHKATIKPNSTRADIRDVLLQVAFLESRVLIVHTYADLGLDILEVGQYIGMMDSGYVWITTNWLSTVIDISSPLPTKSVSAMQGVITLRPYVQDSELKRKFVTEWKNLTNLGLSTYSLYAYDTVWLLARALDKFFNEGGNISFSKDLKLQGVQAGSLNLDSLSIFDGGNLLLENILQVKMNGTTGLIEFTSDRNLFFPTFEVINVIGTGFRRVGYWSNSSGLSTSAPDSVNTNPNQSELLYSVIWPGETVKKPRGWVFPQNGNLLKIGVPNRVSFEEFVDEVKGTDIYRGYCIDVFTSAVNLLPYAVPYKFYLYGDGHKNPSNTDLVGLINAGVYDAAVGDIAIITNRTRMADFTQPFTESGLVVVAPVRRINSGTWAFLRPFTAKLWCVTGIFFLVVGAVIWILEHRKNNDFRGPPKQQIVTTLWFSFSTLFFSHRENMMSTLGRIVLILWLFVVLIISSSYTASLTSILTVQKLYSPIEGINSLIKNKVPIGYQQNSFVRNYLVEELGISETRLVPLNLPEDYEKALKEGPNNGGVAAVVDERPYIELFLSTRCQFSIVGQEFTKNGWGFAFPRDSPLAVDISTAILKLSENGELQRIHDKWLTRSACSSQGSKFAVDRLELKSFKGLFLICGLACFLALFIYMVLIIHQYTKHKPEVTEASRRSLKSGRLQTFISFVDEKEESVRARSKKRLKEASSRRSNGDDLSVNGFRSTPRESSVDTPEWSQRGNNV; translated from the exons CTTTACAGTTCATGGAGACCGATAGTGTGGCGTTAATCGGTCCCCAAACATCAGTATTAGCTCACATGATCTCTCACGTAGTAAACGAACTCCAAGTTCCGCTACTATCGTTCACAGCAACGGACCCCACGTTATCCTCACTTCAATACCCGTTCTTTATCCGAACAACACACAGTGATCTATTTCAAATGGCTGCAATCGCAGATATCGTTGAGTACTACGAATGGAGGCAAGTTGTCGCCATTTACGTAGACGATGATGATGGAAGAAATGGGATAACTTCATTAGCAGATCAATTAGCTGCTAAAAGGTGTAAAATCTCACATAAAGCAACTATTAAACCGAATTCAACACGCGCGGATATAAGAGACGTTTTACTTCAAGTTGCGTTTTTGGAGTCGCGCGTTCTTATTGTTCATACGTACGCGGATTTAGGATTAGATATACTTGAAGTCGGTCAATATATCGGTATGATGGATAGTGGGTATGTTTGGATTACAACAAATTGGTTGTCTACTGTTATAGATATAAGTTCACCACTTCCTACTAAATCGGTTTCCGCAATGCAAGGCGTTATTACGTTAAGACCGTACGTTCAAGATTCAGAACTTAAACGAAAGTTTGTAACCGAGTGGAAAAACTTAACCAATTTGGGACTGAGTACTTATTCGTTATATGCATACGACACGGTTTGGTTGCTTGCTCGTGCGCTTGACAAGTTTTTTAACGAAGGTGGAAATATTTcgttttcaaaagatttaaagttacaAGGCGTACAAGCGGGATCTTTGAATCTTGATTCGTTAAGTATTTTCGACGGAGGGAACTTGTTGCTCGAAAACATATTGCAAGTCAAAATGAACGGGACAACGGGACTAATCGAGTTCACGTCTGATAGAAATCTTTTCTTTCCGACGTTTGAAGTTATAAATGTGATCGGTACAGGGTTTAGGCGAGTCGGGTATTGGTCAAATTCTTCGGGTCTGTCAACTTCTGCACCAGATTCAGTCAATACGAACCCAAATCAGTCTGAACTGTTGTATAGTGTAATTTGGCCGGGTGAAACGGTTAAAAAGCCACGTGGATGGGTTTTTCCTCAAAATGGGAATTTGTTGAAAATTGGGGTTCCGAATCGAGTGAGTTTTGAGGAGTTTGTTGATGAAGTAAAGGGTACTGATATATACAGAGGATACTGTATCGATGTGTTTACGTCTGCAGTAAACCTGTTACCGTATGCTGTACCGTATAAATTTTATTTGTATGGAGATGGTCATAAGAACCCAAGTAACACTGATCTCGTAGGTTTGATAAATGCTGGT GTTTATGATGCTGCGGTTGGTGACATTGCTATCATTACGAACCGGACACGAATGGCTGATTTTACTCAGCCGTTTACTGAGTCAGGTCTAGTTGTGGTGGCACCCGTTAGGCGAATAAACAGTGGAACTTGGGCTTTTCTCAGGCCGTTCACTGCTAAATTGTGGTGTGTTACTGGGATCTTTTTTCTAGTAGTAGGAGCAGTTATTTGGATTTTGGAACATCGCAAAAACAATGATTTCCGCGGCCCTCCTAAGCAACAGATCGTTACAACTTTATG GTTTAGCTTTTCAACCTTATTCTTCTCACACA GAGAGAACATGATGAGCACTCTGGGTCGAATTGTGTTAATTCTATGGCTATTCGTGGTGCTCATAATCAGCTCTAGTTATACTGCAAGTCTCACTTCAATATTAACAGTACAGAAACTATATTCTCCTATTGAAgggattaatagtttaataaaaaacaAAGTTCCGATTGGGTACCAACAAAATTCGTTTGTACGAAACTATCTGGTTGAGGAACTAGGCATTTCAGAAACTAGACTTGTTCCTCTTAACTTGCCTGAAGACTATGAAAAAGCGTTGAAAGAAGGTCCTAATAATGGTGGTGTTGCTGCCGTTGTCGATGAACGGCCGTACATTGAACTCTTCTTATCGACCCGTTGCCAGTTCAGCATCGTTGGCCAAGAATTCACCAAAAATGGCTGGGGATTT GCCTTTCCGCGGGACTCTCCTCTTGCAGTAGATATATCAACCGCCATTCTAAAACTGTCAGAAAACGGTGAGTTACAACGGATACACGACAAATGGCTAACACGAAGTGCGTGTAGTTCACAAGGATCCAAGTTTGCGGTTGACCGTCTTGAGCTAAAGAGCTTTAAAGGCCTGTTTCTCATATGTGGGCTAGCTTGTTTTCTTGCTCTTTTTATATACATGGTTCTAattatacaccaatatacaaaacATAAACCCGAAGTGACTGAAGCATCAAGACGTAGCCTAAAATCAGGACGCCTACAAACGTTCATTTCATTTGTTGATGAAAAAGAAGAGTCGGTTAGAGCGCGTTCAAAGAAAAGGCTTAAAGAGGCAAGTTCACGTCGAAGTAATGGTGATGATTTATCGGTGAACGGATTTAGAAGTACACCGAGAGAATCATCTGTAGATACACCAGAATGGTCACAACGTGGTAACAACGTGTAG